From Nguyenibacter vanlangensis, one genomic window encodes:
- a CDS encoding Lrp/AsnC family transcriptional regulator, with protein sequence MADGLDKIDRKILRLLQADGRMANADLAQAVNVSAATCHRRTQRLVEAGYIRTVRAVLDPDKVDLGALVVVGVVLDRSTPESFAAFERAAREIPAILDCHLVAGDFDYFLKIRVRDMADFNRLHAAKLIALPSVRQTRTFFVMKNVIDNAPFDI encoded by the coding sequence ATGGCGGATGGGCTGGACAAGATCGATCGCAAGATCCTGCGGCTATTGCAGGCGGATGGGCGGATGGCCAATGCCGACCTTGCCCAGGCCGTGAATGTCAGCGCCGCGACCTGTCACAGGCGCACGCAGAGGCTGGTCGAGGCGGGTTATATCCGCACGGTGCGGGCGGTGCTGGACCCGGACAAGGTGGATCTGGGGGCGCTGGTGGTCGTCGGCGTGGTGCTGGACCGTTCGACGCCGGAAAGTTTCGCGGCGTTCGAGCGGGCGGCGCGGGAGATTCCGGCGATCCTGGATTGCCATCTGGTCGCCGGGGATTTCGATTATTTCCTGAAGATCCGGGTGCGTGACATGGCGGATTTCAACCGCCTGCACGCTGCGAAACTGATCGCGCTGCCGAGCGTGCGGCAGACGCGCACGTTCTTCGTGATGAAGAACGTGATCGACAACGCGCCGTTCGATATCTAG
- a CDS encoding 1-aminocyclopropane-1-carboxylate deaminase, producing MLSRFARYPLTFGPTHIQHLPRLTEYLGGDVQIYAKREDCNSGLAFGGNKLRKLEYIVPDAIASGADTLVSIGGVQSNHTRLVAAVAAKIGMKCHVIQESWVPHDDAVYDRVGNILLTRLMGAEAQLVDEGFDIGIRDSWLRALDEVRARGGKPYPIPAGASVHKFGGLGYVGFAEEVRAQEAEMGITFDYVIVCSVTGSTHAGMVVGFAADGRARNVIGIDASFTPAQTRAQILDIAQKTAALVEARPIVEDDITLITDYAYPAYGVPSRETIEAIRLSARLEAMITDPVYEGKSMQGLIDLVRKGTFPKGANILYAHLGGAPALNGYSYTFRNG from the coding sequence ATGCTGTCCCGCTTCGCCCGTTATCCGCTGACCTTCGGTCCCACCCATATCCAGCACCTGCCGCGCCTGACCGAATATCTCGGTGGCGACGTCCAGATCTATGCCAAGCGCGAGGACTGCAATTCCGGGCTCGCCTTCGGCGGCAACAAGCTGCGCAAGCTGGAATATATCGTCCCCGACGCGATCGCCTCGGGTGCCGACACGCTGGTCTCCATTGGCGGGGTGCAATCCAACCACACCCGCCTGGTCGCGGCGGTCGCGGCCAAGATCGGCATGAAATGCCACGTGATCCAGGAAAGCTGGGTGCCGCATGACGACGCGGTCTATGACCGGGTGGGCAATATCCTGCTGACCCGCCTGATGGGCGCCGAGGCGCAACTGGTCGATGAAGGCTTCGATATCGGCATCCGCGACAGTTGGCTGCGCGCGTTGGACGAGGTCCGCGCCAGGGGCGGCAAGCCCTATCCCATTCCGGCCGGCGCATCGGTCCATAAATTCGGCGGCCTGGGCTATGTCGGCTTCGCCGAGGAAGTCCGCGCCCAGGAAGCCGAGATGGGCATCACGTTCGACTATGTCATCGTCTGCAGCGTCACCGGCTCGACCCACGCGGGCATGGTGGTGGGCTTCGCCGCCGACGGCCGGGCCCGCAACGTCATCGGTATAGACGCCTCCTTCACCCCGGCCCAGACCAGGGCCCAGATCCTCGACATCGCGCAGAAGACCGCCGCCCTCGTCGAAGCCCGCCCGATCGTCGAAGACGACATCACGCTGATCACGGACTACGCCTACCCCGCCTACGGCGTCCCCTCCCGCGAAACGATCGAGGCCATCCGCCTCTCCGCCCGGCTCGAAGCCATGATCACCGACCCGGTCTACGAAGGCAAATCGATGCAGGGCCTGATCGACCTGGTGCGGAAGGGCACCTTCCCCAAGGGCGCGAACATCCTCTACGCCCATCTCGGCGGCGCCCCCGCGCTGAACGGCTACAGCTACACGTTCCGCAACGGATAG
- a CDS encoding GNAT family N-acetyltransferase, with amino-acid sequence MTAAIPTLETRRLILRPLDLSDAAAVQEIFPRWEIVQFMSTIPWPYPADGALTFIRDMALPEMEEGTAWHWSIRPNGAADQLIGIISLTDEPDNNRGFWLAPEWQGRGLATEAADAVTDYWFETLGRAVLRVPKAIANIPSRRISESAGMRIVASGDRDFVSGRLPVEIWEITREEWRSRHR; translated from the coding sequence TTGACTGCCGCGATCCCGACACTGGAAACCCGTCGCTTAATCTTGCGTCCACTCGATCTCTCCGATGCCGCGGCGGTGCAGGAGATTTTCCCACGCTGGGAAATCGTGCAGTTCATGTCCACGATCCCATGGCCGTATCCGGCCGATGGCGCGCTGACGTTCATCCGTGACATGGCGCTTCCGGAGATGGAAGAAGGAACGGCGTGGCACTGGTCCATCAGGCCGAATGGCGCGGCGGATCAACTGATCGGCATCATCAGCCTGACGGACGAACCGGACAACAATAGAGGCTTCTGGCTCGCCCCGGAGTGGCAGGGCCGGGGTCTGGCCACAGAGGCCGCCGACGCTGTGACCGACTACTGGTTCGAGACACTCGGAAGGGCGGTGCTCCGGGTGCCAAAGGCGATTGCCAACATTCCCTCTCGGCGCATCTCCGAGAGCGCCGGAATGCGCATCGTCGCCTCGGGCGATCGGGATTTCGTGTCAGGGCGCCTCCCGGTTGAAATCTGGGAAATCACACGGGAAGAATGGCGCTCGCGCCATCGATAG
- a CDS encoding MFS transporter, translated as MPEPVERGRSLPAIIAAACVGNFLEFYNFMAYAFFAPMIGHAFFPNGNRLISLLLSLMTFAVGFVLRPLGAVVIGRYARTHGQRPALMLTFAMMAAGSFLLAVTPSTRVIGTLAPVAVIIARLLQGFSDGGEVGPATALIFSAAPGRLGGVFGTLQYMTQLLGSLLAVLLGLVLSLVLSHDALYAWGWRVPFLAGLAILPVGLVLRRSAVAHQAAAPPPAGAVPGESPSGEFMSGEPASLWPVIPFVFLAITSITISTYLRNFGVSYAVSVLHLPPATAMTGMAAGLAAGVVGMLAGIFIAIRWPGRRTPFILVGLLTAAASLPLYYDAIHRPGLASQLALNIGMFLLASIMAVGIWQAMLEALGHRGRSFAFGIVYALAVSSFGGLTQPVTAWLIARTQDPMTPGYAMALVIPLGLLAYLRLHAIRRGQLEAHAAVPGLEASLPLVS; from the coding sequence ATGCCTGAGCCGGTTGAAAGGGGCCGTTCCCTGCCCGCCATCATCGCCGCCGCCTGTGTCGGGAATTTTCTCGAATTCTATAATTTCATGGCCTATGCGTTCTTTGCGCCGATGATCGGCCATGCCTTCTTTCCCAACGGGAACCGGTTGATCAGCCTGCTGCTTTCGCTGATGACCTTTGCCGTGGGCTTCGTGCTGCGGCCGCTGGGCGCGGTGGTGATCGGGCGGTATGCGCGCACGCATGGCCAGCGGCCGGCGCTGATGCTGACCTTTGCGATGATGGCCGCGGGGTCGTTCCTGCTGGCGGTGACGCCGTCGACCCGCGTGATCGGCACGCTGGCGCCGGTTGCCGTCATCATTGCCCGGCTGCTGCAGGGGTTTTCCGACGGCGGCGAGGTGGGGCCGGCGACCGCGCTGATCTTCAGCGCCGCGCCGGGGCGGCTGGGCGGGGTGTTCGGCACGCTGCAATACATGACCCAGTTGCTGGGGTCGCTGCTGGCGGTCCTGCTGGGGCTGGTGCTGTCGCTGGTGCTGTCGCACGATGCGCTGTACGCGTGGGGATGGCGGGTGCCGTTCCTGGCCGGGCTGGCGATCCTGCCGGTCGGGCTGGTGCTGCGGCGTTCCGCCGTCGCCCATCAGGCCGCCGCGCCGCCGCCGGCCGGAGCCGTGCCGGGTGAGTCCCCCTCGGGTGAGTTCATGTCGGGCGAGCCGGCATCGCTGTGGCCGGTCATTCCGTTCGTCTTCCTGGCCATCACCAGCATCACGATCAGCACCTATCTGCGGAATTTCGGCGTGAGCTACGCGGTGTCGGTCCTGCATCTGCCGCCCGCGACCGCGATGACGGGCATGGCGGCGGGCCTGGCCGCCGGCGTGGTGGGCATGCTGGCGGGAATTTTCATTGCCATACGCTGGCCGGGGCGGCGGACGCCCTTTATCCTGGTCGGGCTGCTGACCGCCGCCGCCAGCCTGCCGCTGTATTACGACGCGATCCACCGGCCGGGGCTGGCCAGCCAACTGGCGCTGAATATCGGCATGTTCCTGCTGGCCAGCATCATGGCCGTGGGGATCTGGCAGGCGATGCTGGAGGCGCTGGGCCATCGCGGCCGCTCCTTCGCCTTCGGGATCGTCTATGCGCTGGCGGTGTCCAGTTTCGGCGGCCTGACCCAGCCGGTGACCGCCTGGCTGATCGCCCGGACACAGGACCCGATGACGCCGGGCTATGCCATGGCGCTGGTGATTCCGCTGGGGCTGCTTGCCTATCTGCGCCTGCATGCGATCCGGCGCGGGCAACTGGAAGCGCATGCCGCGGTGCCGGGACTGGAGGCGTCCCTGCCCCTGGTGTCGTAG
- a CDS encoding M81 family metallopeptidase, producing MKIFIATLGTETNTFSPIVTGRGAFMGAREWHRTGGSLATATPATLPLRTWREMAAAGGHEVVESICSFAQPGGRTPASVHEELRDLVVGDLKAALPVDIVLLSMHGAMVAVGYDDCEGDVLAHVRAAAGPEAVVGTVLDLHCHLTEPMREQADLIVTYKEYPHDDIRERSAELYWLAVRTAAGAIRPVMAYHDCRMLGIWRTPHGPVRAFVDRMTALEGKDGILSVSFVHGFPWADVPDVGAKMLVIADGDADRAAALARTLGREIWAMRAASVPSGLTMDAARARIAARAASRPARPLVIADVSDNAGGGAPSDNTIILRDLLAHGVTNVALGCIWDPAAVAFCTEAGEGATFPLRLGGKCGPASGDPIDVTAHVRRCSDNLVQTGLSGGAAYMGRSAWIAVDGIDIVVTARRQQVFSPDVFGNMGITLADKDAVVVKSAQHFYNAFAAIADDVVFVPVAGCVVPDMTALRLPRARAPLWPHVADPFAGTG from the coding sequence ATGAAGATCTTCATTGCCACATTGGGGACGGAAACCAATACGTTCTCGCCGATCGTCACGGGGCGGGGTGCCTTCATGGGCGCGCGGGAATGGCACCGGACCGGGGGCAGCCTGGCCACCGCGACGCCGGCCACCCTGCCGCTGCGGACCTGGCGGGAGATGGCGGCGGCCGGGGGGCACGAGGTCGTCGAGAGCATCTGCAGCTTCGCCCAGCCCGGGGGCCGTACGCCGGCATCGGTCCATGAAGAGCTGCGCGACCTGGTCGTCGGCGACCTGAAGGCGGCGCTGCCGGTCGATATCGTGCTGCTGTCGATGCATGGCGCGATGGTGGCCGTGGGATACGACGATTGCGAGGGCGACGTGCTGGCCCATGTGCGGGCTGCGGCCGGGCCGGAGGCCGTGGTGGGCACGGTGCTGGACCTGCATTGCCACCTGACGGAGCCGATGCGCGAACAGGCCGACCTGATCGTCACCTACAAGGAATATCCGCACGACGATATCCGGGAGCGTTCGGCCGAGCTGTACTGGCTGGCGGTGCGCACGGCGGCGGGGGCGATCCGGCCGGTCATGGCGTATCACGACTGCCGGATGCTGGGGATCTGGCGCACGCCGCACGGGCCGGTGCGCGCCTTCGTCGATCGCATGACGGCGCTGGAGGGCAAGGACGGCATCCTGTCGGTTTCGTTCGTCCATGGATTTCCCTGGGCCGACGTGCCGGATGTCGGGGCGAAGATGCTGGTGATCGCCGATGGGGACGCGGACCGGGCGGCGGCGCTGGCCCGGACGCTGGGCCGGGAGATCTGGGCCATGCGGGCGGCGAGCGTGCCGTCCGGCCTGACGATGGACGCGGCGCGGGCGCGCATTGCCGCGCGCGCCGCGTCCAGGCCCGCCAGGCCGCTGGTGATCGCCGACGTGTCGGACAATGCGGGCGGGGGCGCGCCGTCGGACAATACGATCATCCTGCGTGACCTGCTGGCGCATGGTGTGACGAACGTGGCGCTGGGCTGCATCTGGGACCCGGCTGCCGTCGCGTTCTGCACCGAAGCGGGCGAAGGCGCGACGTTTCCGCTGCGGCTGGGAGGGAAATGCGGCCCGGCATCGGGCGATCCGATCGACGTGACGGCCCATGTGCGGCGCTGTTCGGACAATCTGGTGCAGACCGGACTGAGCGGCGGCGCGGCCTATATGGGCCGGAGCGCGTGGATTGCGGTGGACGGGATCGACATCGTCGTGACCGCGCGCCGGCAGCAGGTCTTCTCGCCGGACGTGTTCGGCAACATGGGTATTACGCTGGCGGACAAGGATGCCGTCGTCGTGAAATCGGCGCAGCATTTCTACAACGCCTTCGCCGCGATCGCGGACGACGTCGTCTTCGTTCCGGTCGCCGGCTGCGTGGTGCCCGACATGACGGCGCTGCGCCTGCCCCGGGCGCGCGCGCCGCTGTGGCCGCATGTGGCAGACCCGTTTGCCGGGACGGGCTGA
- a CDS encoding GTP-binding protein, with protein MAVPVVVVGGFLGAGKTSLINRIVNRCAPLRLSVLVNDFGALAIDSDLIEQAGERIVTLKNGCVCCSLQGDLLASIRMVLSRPDPPDAVLVECSGVSRIGAVRDALLDPVIWQAAALEAVVCVADAADMAADMAADGGYFDDPLRAASIRDADLVVLSKTDLLSGAVLERVLAALHARKRADLILRPADAADLPGLLLAAAPGHARATVPRQGARFRAEDGADASSLFASVSWRSARALDFGTFQAAIQRHAATILRAKGILRLHGREAAPLLFQMVGQRVTVGPAPARAAGADGTRLVFIGRRGRIDCAAIAADMDGCVPPGTTGEA; from the coding sequence ATGGCGGTTCCGGTCGTGGTGGTGGGCGGCTTTCTGGGGGCGGGAAAGACCAGCCTGATCAACCGCATCGTCAACCGGTGCGCGCCGCTGCGCCTGTCGGTGCTGGTGAATGATTTCGGGGCGCTGGCCATCGATTCCGACCTGATCGAACAGGCCGGCGAGCGGATCGTCACGCTGAAGAACGGGTGCGTCTGCTGTTCGCTGCAGGGCGACCTGCTGGCGTCGATCCGGATGGTGCTGTCGCGGCCGGACCCGCCGGATGCCGTGCTGGTCGAATGCAGCGGCGTGTCGCGGATCGGCGCGGTGCGCGATGCGCTGCTGGACCCGGTGATCTGGCAAGCCGCGGCGCTGGAGGCCGTGGTCTGCGTCGCGGATGCCGCCGACATGGCCGCCGACATGGCCGCCGACGGGGGCTATTTCGACGATCCGCTGCGCGCCGCGTCGATCCGCGATGCGGACCTGGTGGTGCTGTCGAAGACGGACCTGCTGTCCGGCGCCGTGTTGGAGCGGGTCCTGGCGGCGCTGCATGCCCGCAAGCGGGCGGACCTGATCCTGCGCCCGGCCGACGCGGCGGACCTGCCGGGGCTGCTGCTGGCGGCCGCGCCGGGCCATGCGCGCGCGACGGTGCCACGCCAGGGGGCGCGGTTTCGGGCCGAGGATGGCGCGGATGCGTCGTCGCTGTTCGCCTCGGTCAGTTGGCGGAGCGCGCGGGCCCTGGATTTCGGGACGTTCCAGGCGGCGATCCAGCGCCATGCGGCCACGATCCTGCGGGCCAAGGGGATCTTGCGCCTGCATGGGCGGGAGGCGGCGCCCCTGCTGTTCCAGATGGTGGGCCAGCGGGTAACGGTCGGGCCGGCCCCGGCGCGCGCGGCCGGCGCGGACGGCACGCGCCTGGTCTTCATCGGCCGCCGGGGCCGCATCGACTGCGCCGCCATCGCGGCGGACATGGATGGCTGCGTGCCGCCCGGGACCACGGGAGAGGCATGA
- a CDS encoding amidohydrolase family protein, whose translation MYDLIIRGGRLIDPETRLDAIGDVAIRNGAIMRVGGVTGSALREIDATGLVVAPGFIDIHAHGQSVPADRMQAFDGVTTTLECEVGSLPVAGWYDAQESSGRVLNYGVSVGWVFARIAAMTGRTLEPSLSFMGRCMDDPRWVETVAGDAELEDILSRVRQGLDEGGVGIGIPNAYVPGAGVKEISRICSLAAEYDVPTYTHVAYASNIDPRSSIEAYTRLIGYAGSTGARMHICHFNSTSLMDVERAADLVRTAQAQGLKVTVEAYPYGVASTVIGAPFFADPAFPERTGRGYDALQRLDDGRRIGSRAELLQARAERPENLVLWHFLDVEGDARHRDLLDVSVLYPGGIIASDAMPWTLPDGTVYGGDAWPLPADAVSHPRSSGTFARFLRVYMRERGMLSLMEAMAKCSWLPASIVAPAAPAMRRKGRLQEGCDADLCVFDDRTIGDRADFAALNRPSEGVRHLLVNGQPVIDDGTLRRDAAPGRPVRGRRH comes from the coding sequence ATGTACGACCTGATCATCCGGGGGGGACGGCTGATCGACCCCGAGACGCGGCTGGATGCGATCGGCGACGTTGCGATCCGCAATGGCGCGATCATGCGGGTGGGGGGCGTCACGGGGTCCGCCCTGCGCGAGATCGACGCCACGGGGCTGGTCGTGGCGCCCGGATTCATCGATATCCATGCCCATGGGCAATCGGTTCCGGCGGACCGGATGCAGGCGTTCGACGGCGTGACGACCACGCTGGAATGCGAGGTCGGCAGCCTGCCGGTGGCGGGCTGGTACGACGCGCAGGAAAGCAGCGGCCGCGTGCTGAATTACGGCGTGTCGGTCGGCTGGGTCTTCGCGCGTATCGCGGCGATGACCGGACGGACGCTGGAGCCGTCGCTGAGCTTCATGGGACGCTGCATGGACGATCCGCGCTGGGTCGAGACCGTGGCCGGCGATGCGGAGCTGGAGGACATCCTGTCGCGCGTGCGGCAGGGGCTGGATGAGGGCGGCGTGGGGATCGGCATCCCGAATGCCTATGTCCCCGGCGCGGGGGTGAAGGAGATTTCGCGGATCTGCAGCCTGGCGGCCGAGTACGACGTGCCGACCTATACCCATGTCGCCTATGCGTCGAACATCGATCCGCGCAGTTCGATCGAGGCCTATACGCGGCTGATCGGCTATGCCGGGTCGACCGGCGCGCGCATGCATATCTGCCATTTCAACAGTACCAGCCTGATGGATGTCGAACGCGCGGCGGACCTGGTGCGCACCGCGCAAGCGCAGGGGCTGAAGGTGACGGTGGAGGCCTATCCGTACGGGGTGGCGTCGACGGTGATCGGCGCGCCGTTCTTCGCCGATCCGGCCTTTCCCGAGCGGACCGGCCGCGGCTATGACGCGCTGCAGCGGCTGGATGACGGGCGGCGGATCGGCAGCCGCGCCGAATTGCTGCAGGCGCGGGCCGAGCGGCCCGAGAACCTGGTGCTGTGGCATTTCCTGGATGTCGAGGGCGATGCGCGGCATCGGGACCTGCTGGACGTGTCGGTGCTGTATCCGGGCGGGATCATCGCATCGGACGCCATGCCCTGGACCCTGCCCGACGGCACGGTCTATGGCGGCGATGCGTGGCCCCTGCCCGCCGATGCGGTGTCGCACCCGCGTTCGTCGGGCACGTTCGCCCGGTTCCTGCGCGTCTATATGCGCGAGCGCGGCATGCTGTCGCTGATGGAGGCCATGGCCAAATGTTCGTGGCTGCCGGCCAGCATCGTCGCGCCCGCCGCCCCCGCAATGCGGCGCAAGGGACGGTTGCAGGAAGGGTGCGATGCCGATCTGTGCGTCTTCGATGACCGGACGATCGGCGACCGGGCCGATTTCGCGGCGTTGAACCGGCCGTCGGAGGGCGTGCGCCATCTGCTGGTCAATGGCCAGCCGGTGATCGACGATGGGACGCTGCGGCGCGATGCCGCCCCCGGACGGCCCGTCCGGGGGCGGCGGCATTAG
- a CDS encoding TonB-dependent receptor plug domain-containing protein has product MRSGRAGLLTVLSVTTALACLPIGGEMVPGALAATADGRRPIHKPGHHRRPAADGGAVAVAQAPVRPARRRAAAASPEAIDVVAHASRFGFDAQQHQAGSTTMLSEEALISHHVNTVMDLQKLVPNLTIQTESGSNAPSFYLRGIGLEDYTQNNMPSVMTYFDGVAYPLSPMSSGQMFDIATVGVDPGPVGFTHGMADTGGEVRIESRAPTRTLHYGASEDLATRDRSKTTLYVSGPITNSLQYRLAGQTVQGGAYRFNRVTGQSIGNANLGALRGRLAWQPDAKTDIDLIANWSMDESDATAGFILDDFSAVSHMPRDRNIYATGWSLNPAFAKLVGIAPNSIPSYDDVTWGITLKAARDLGWATLQTIGNFSQQQRHEYVDRDASAFRSGDSFFAGNSNVFSQEVSLKGRPVLDGRLEWIAGLYYNRARAFGANWFDMSDTAGYIRDSFHNQPQENFSQFATLDYHITHTVKFTFGLQHQSDTRSLVGDTVAQYYYLPSATKRAHCGADPAPCASANPFPTHGALTNQFSGKVGLSWQARPNLLLYADIARGVKPGGFTTNTTVANVQIQPFKPEWVLAYEVGFKSDFFRRRLRLNGALFWDDYHDKQMLGTLVIPGALGAYNPEGAPGTYGSYINIPHAQLWGTEFQIEANPVRGLTLSQSIGYLRGKYTDYQQVNSAAVAANFTRTGFYSPVYTNYDGADMGMPKLTLNGQVSYETRPVFRRYTLTFEGNYSYRDLQDSLQPRGSGVYVVPAYFLMGGSITLRPRNGRWFVTAYASNILNRHYIDVVPVAATTVLMGISGEPRFVGGRFGCDF; this is encoded by the coding sequence ATGAGATCAGGTCGAGCCGGATTATTGACGGTGCTGTCCGTGACGACGGCACTGGCCTGCCTGCCGATCGGGGGGGAGATGGTGCCGGGGGCCCTGGCCGCGACGGCCGACGGCAGGAGGCCCATCCATAAGCCCGGCCATCATCGGCGCCCGGCGGCGGACGGCGGGGCGGTCGCGGTGGCGCAGGCCCCGGTCCGCCCGGCGCGGCGCCGCGCGGCGGCGGCCAGTCCGGAAGCGATCGACGTGGTCGCCCATGCCAGCCGGTTCGGTTTCGACGCGCAGCAGCACCAGGCGGGATCGACGACGATGCTGAGCGAGGAGGCGCTGATCTCGCACCATGTCAACACTGTCATGGATCTGCAGAAACTGGTGCCGAACCTGACGATCCAGACGGAAAGCGGATCGAACGCGCCGTCATTCTATCTGCGCGGGATCGGGCTGGAGGATTATACCCAGAACAACATGCCGTCGGTCATGACCTATTTCGACGGCGTGGCCTATCCGCTGTCGCCGATGAGCAGCGGGCAGATGTTCGACATCGCCACTGTCGGCGTCGATCCCGGGCCGGTGGGCTTTACCCACGGGATGGCCGATACGGGCGGCGAAGTGCGGATCGAAAGCCGTGCGCCGACCAGGACGCTGCATTACGGTGCGTCGGAGGATCTGGCGACGCGGGACAGGAGCAAGACCACGCTTTATGTCTCGGGCCCGATCACCAACAGCTTGCAATATCGCCTTGCCGGCCAGACCGTGCAGGGCGGCGCCTATCGGTTCAACCGCGTCACCGGACAATCGATCGGCAATGCCAATTTGGGGGCGCTGCGCGGCCGGCTGGCCTGGCAGCCCGACGCGAAGACCGACATCGACCTGATTGCGAACTGGTCGATGGACGAATCCGACGCCACCGCCGGGTTTATCCTGGATGATTTCAGCGCGGTCAGCCACATGCCGCGCGACCGGAACATCTATGCCACGGGATGGAGCCTGAATCCCGCCTTTGCCAAGCTGGTGGGCATCGCGCCGAATTCGATCCCGTCCTATGACGACGTGACGTGGGGGATTACCCTGAAGGCGGCGCGCGACCTGGGCTGGGCCACGCTGCAGACGATCGGCAATTTCAGCCAGCAGCAGCGGCATGAATATGTCGATCGCGATGCGTCGGCCTTTCGGTCCGGGGACAGTTTCTTTGCCGGCAACAGCAACGTCTTTTCGCAGGAGGTCAGCCTGAAAGGGCGGCCGGTGCTGGACGGGCGGCTGGAGTGGATTGCGGGTCTGTACTATAACCGGGCGCGCGCCTTCGGGGCGAACTGGTTCGACATGAGCGATACCGCGGGCTATATCCGCGACAGTTTCCACAACCAGCCGCAGGAGAATTTCAGCCAGTTCGCGACGCTGGATTATCACATCACCCATACGGTCAAATTCACCTTCGGGCTGCAGCACCAGTCGGATACGCGCAGCCTGGTCGGCGATACGGTCGCGCAATATTATTATCTGCCCTCGGCGACCAAGAGGGCGCATTGCGGCGCCGATCCAGCGCCCTGCGCCAGCGCCAATCCGTTTCCGACCCATGGCGCGCTGACCAACCAGTTTTCCGGCAAGGTGGGCCTGTCCTGGCAGGCCCGGCCGAACCTGCTGCTGTATGCCGATATAGCGCGCGGCGTGAAGCCCGGGGGCTTTACCACCAACACGACGGTCGCGAACGTGCAGATCCAGCCTTTCAAGCCCGAATGGGTGCTGGCCTATGAAGTCGGATTCAAGAGCGATTTCTTTCGCCGGCGGCTGCGCCTGAACGGCGCGCTGTTCTGGGACGACTACCACGACAAGCAGATGCTGGGCACCCTGGTGATTCCGGGCGCGCTGGGGGCCTATAACCCCGAGGGGGCGCCGGGGACGTACGGGTCCTATATCAATATTCCGCATGCGCAGTTGTGGGGCACGGAATTCCAGATCGAGGCCAATCCGGTCCGCGGCCTGACCCTGTCGCAGAGCATCGGCTATCTGCGCGGCAAATACACCGATTACCAGCAGGTGAATTCGGCCGCCGTGGCGGCGAACTTTACCAGGACCGGTTTCTACAGCCCGGTCTATACCAATTATGACGGCGCCGACATGGGCATGCCCAAGCTGACGCTGAACGGGCAGGTGTCGTACGAGACGCGGCCGGTGTTCCGCCGCTATACGCTGACCTTCGAGGGGAATTATTCCTATCGCGACCTGCAGGACAGCCTGCAGCCGCGCGGAAGCGGCGTCTATGTCGTGCCGGCCTATTTCCTGATGGGCGGCAGCATCACCCTCAGGCCGCGGAACGGGCGCTGGTTCGTCACCGCCTATGCGTCGAACATCCTGAACCGGCATTATATCGACGTCGTGCCGGTGGCGGCGACCACCGTGCTGATGGGGATTTCCGGCGAGCCCCGCTTTGTCGGCGGGCGGTTCGGGTGTGATTTCTGA
- a CDS encoding MurR/RpiR family transcriptional regulator: MNDDSDVSIGARIMKIHDALTAGEQRLASVILELDGNFSGFTASELAARANVSNPTAARFFRRLGYENYQQARTHARDQASLGSPLVALQRRHRIGDVDYDLGRYAEHEILNLRRTMAEISGETLHAAVQMLREARKIRIVAFRNSVLIALYLRAQLSLLHDNVQVLPQLGMAMGEDVATMGAEDLLVVVGMRRRPPVLTQLMRAALERNAKVLQLTHIGAPASPNPSVLTLRCVVDGAGIFDSYSTALCVANCLVSLLEQSMGPGVAERLANIEALRKDIDGIG; encoded by the coding sequence ATGAACGACGACTCAGATGTTTCGATCGGGGCCCGGATCATGAAGATTCATGACGCGCTGACGGCCGGTGAACAGCGCCTGGCATCGGTGATTCTGGAACTGGACGGGAATTTCTCGGGATTTACCGCCAGCGAGCTTGCGGCGCGGGCCAATGTGTCGAACCCGACTGCGGCGCGCTTCTTCCGTCGCCTGGGATATGAGAATTACCAGCAGGCCCGCACCCATGCCCGCGACCAGGCGTCGCTGGGGTCGCCGCTGGTGGCGTTGCAGCGCCGCCACCGGATCGGCGACGTCGATTACGACCTGGGGCGGTATGCCGAACATGAAATCCTGAATCTGCGCCGGACGATGGCCGAGATTTCCGGCGAGACGCTGCATGCGGCGGTACAGATGCTGCGGGAGGCGCGGAAGATCCGCATCGTGGCCTTTCGCAATTCGGTGCTGATCGCGCTGTATCTGCGGGCGCAATTGTCGCTGCTGCACGACAATGTGCAGGTCCTGCCGCAGCTTGGCATGGCGATGGGCGAGGATGTCGCGACGATGGGGGCGGAGGACCTGCTGGTCGTCGTGGGCATGCGGCGCCGGCCGCCGGTGCTGACGCAGCTTATGCGCGCGGCCCTGGAACGGAACGCCAAGGTCCTGCAACTGACGCATATCGGCGCGCCGGCCAGCCCCAACCCGTCCGTCCTGACGCTGCGCTGCGTCGTGGATGGCGCGGGGATTTTCGACAGCTATTCGACGGCGCTGTGCGTCGCGAACTGCCTGGTGTCGCTGCTGGAGCAATCCATGGGACCGGGCGTGGCCGAGCGGCTGGCGAATATCGAGGCGCTGCGGAAGGATATCGATGGAATCGGATGA